The following nucleotide sequence is from Peribacillus sp. ACCC06369.
TTAAATCGTGGAAGATGAAATAGCTTTTCGATTGAAGAAAGCTTAATGGAAAATCAATGGAACATTCCCCTTTATAGCCCGCTTCCCTTTTTTTGAGATCTTTGATGATTAAGGGGATTTTAGGATGATTCGGAGAAAGCCTGCGCGTTAAAGCACGTAATTTACATATAGTAAGAGGAACTTTTCGCCTTTTTACAATCAATTTCATCGCTCCAATCTTGGTTTCTCCCAAAGGATTCTACAGCAGTAGGGAATATTCCTTTAAATGATAGCGATTATACAATTTATCAGCGAAATCGGGAATATATCTCCGAAAATGGAGATATATCAGCGAAAACTCATGATATATCTACGAATTATACGATTTATCGATTTTTCGACAAATCGATTAAAAAAACGCAAATAAAAAACCACCAATATATGTATTGGTGGAGACGGTGGGAGTCGAACCCACGTCCAGACATAACGGCACTTAAGCTTCTACGAGTGTAGTCGATATATTCGCATTTCGCGAACTCATTAGCCTATCGACAGGCGGCAGAGCAGCTAGTCTGATTGGTCTCTTCCTTCATCCTCAGACGGTGGATTCCGGTGTATCCCACTTAGAGTGAGTCCCTTACCCTACCACGTGGGCCATGGAGGGAGGAACAGCTAACGACTGTTGTTACGCAGCGAAAGCTAGGTTGTTGTTTTGTTTGCCAGTTATAGGCGTTGACGTTTTAACGAGGCCGATCCCCTCGACTCGCAACTTAAGCTCGAACTATCCCTGTCGAATCCGTAACGTCCCCATGATTGAAATGGAGCGTACGAGAGAAGAATAGTCAGCAAGTTGGCTGATATTCAATTGTCATCGGTACAGGTTTAATTATAACAGATTGGTTCAAAAAATCAATTGTAAGGTCTTGGCAGTTCTACATCTTTTGACGATCACGGAAAGCACGTTCAATATCACGCTTCGCTTCCTTCTTCTTCAGGTCATCACGCTTGTCATATTGTTTCTTCCCTTTTCCAAGTCCGATTAAAACTTTGGCAAAGCCATTCTTTAAATACATTTTCAACGGGACGATGGTGTAACCTGTTTCCTTTGTTTCACCGATCAGTTTACTGATTTCTTTCTTATGCAAAAGAAGCTTCCGTGTCCGCAACGGGTCATGGTTAAACTGGTTTCCCTGCTCATAAGGACTTACATGCATATTATGAAGATAGATTTCACCATTTTCTATTTTAGCGAAGGCATCCTTCAAATTCACTCGGGCTGCACGGATTGCCTTGATTTCCGTCCCTTTCAAAACGATACCTGCTTCAAATGTTTGTTCAATAAAGAAATCATGATAAGCTTTTTTATTTTGTGCTAGTTGTTTACCTGAGCCTTTTGGCATCTAACTCTCCCCTTTTTTACATCCAATCGCGGAGAGAGGATGAAATGATCATCCCCCCGCCTCAATCTTTATCTCTTTTTTGGTTTTCTCTTGCGCTTGGCAGCCGGCGCATTTTCAAA
It contains:
- the smpB gene encoding SsrA-binding protein SmpB, yielding MPKGSGKQLAQNKKAYHDFFIEQTFEAGIVLKGTEIKAIRAARVNLKDAFAKIENGEIYLHNMHVSPYEQGNQFNHDPLRTRKLLLHKKEISKLIGETKETGYTIVPLKMYLKNGFAKVLIGLGKGKKQYDKRDDLKKKEAKRDIERAFRDRQKM